GCGAGTTCGACCCTCGTCACTCCCGCCATTAATTTTTTTTATAAAGTAAATAAAAGCCGCTTTAGCTCATCTGGTAGAGCAACTGACTTGTAATCAGTAGGTGATTGGTTCGACTCCGATAAGCGGCACCACTGCGAGGGTGGCGGAATTGGCAGACGCACCAGACTTAGGATCTGGCGTTTCGACGTGAGGGTTCAAGTCCCTCCTCTCGCACCACTTTATGACTAATAACAGTAGACTTCAACGAAGTCTACTTTTTTTTTATCCAAATCTTAATTGCTTGAAAACTATATATCTCTATGGTACAATAATATGAAAAAAGTTTAATAAAAAGGTGCTTGAATGAAAAAAATAAAGTGGTTATTTAGTTTTAAATATATATATATAATTTCATTGATTTACTTTTTTTTAGGATATTTTTATCCTAATCTTTTGCAAATAAATAATATATATCTATATATAAAAGAGTATTTTGGAATATATGAAAAGTTACTATGGATATTTTTAGTGGGATATGGTTTTTCAATGTTTATGAAAAATCCAAATAAAAGAGTTGTTCTGAAAACGAGGTTATTTTTTATGATTATTTTGGGAATAGCTACAGGATATCTTTATTTATTAGATAGTTTAAAAGAACAAATGGAAGGAACAATGGATTCAATTCAACAGTATGTTATTCAAGTTGGTCTATTAAACATTAACTTAGGTTATATTGAATTATATACATTTTTAAAGATATTTCCAAATGTTAAAACTAATGTGTTTGCAGGCAGCTTAATTTTCATAATTTTTCTATCTGTAATTGTAATTTGTGGAAAAATGATAAGAAAATTAATTTTATCAGTTATTAATTTTTTTAAAGGACAAATTCTTAGAATTAAAGAGGAAAGAAGATTAAAAGAGGAGCAAATTAGGTTAGAGAAACAAGCTAAGCTAGAAAAAGATATCTATGATGAAATATGTAATATCCAAAAAGCTTATCAGGAGAAAGATCTTTTAGAAATGGAAGTAAAAGAAGCCAATTTAGAGGAAGTCCCTGAAAATGATTTGATATTACAAGTAAATATTTCTCAAGAATTTGAAGAAAACTTAGAAAATATAGTTGTAGAAAATGAAGAAGATAAAGAAAATGATATAGAAAGGATAGATGAAGACGATGATATTAGCATCCAAATCCCCGAGAAGGAAAGAGATATTAGCACAGTTGGGATTTCAACTGCAAATTAAAAGTAAGGATATAGAAGAAATAAGTGATAAAGTAGAGATTGTGGAACAAATAAAAGATATTTCTTTAAAAAAGGTTATGGCAGTAGCTGTAGAAAATCCAAAAGAGTTTGTTGTAGGAGCTGACACAGTTGTTGTAATAGATGGGAAAATTTTGGGAAAACCTAAGAGTGAAATGGATGCTGAAAAAATGTTAAAATCTCTATCTGGAAAAAATCATGAAGTGATAACGGCTTATACATTAATAAATCTAGAGAAAAATATAAAAATAACAAATTCTGTAGAGAGCACAGTTTATTTTAAGCAGATAAGTGATGAAGAGATAAAATGGTATATAAAGAGTGGAGAGCCTATGGATAAAGCTGGAGCTTATGGAATTCAGGGATTAGGTTCAATTTTTGTAGATAAAATAGATGGAGATTTCTTTGCAATTATGGGGTTTCCAATAAATCATTTTATAAAAACTTTAAACAATTTAAAAATACCAATAGAAAGTTTAAATAAAATATAAATTAATTTAAGGAGAGTTGTAATGAAAAAAATATTTGGAAAAGTTTTAGGAATATTTTCAGATGATTTAGGAATAGATTTAGGAACTTCAAATACATTAATCTGTGTGAAAAATAAAGGAATCATAATGAATGCTCCATCAGTTGTAGCTATTAATACAAAAACAAAAGATATTTTTGAAGTTGGAGATAAAGCTAAACAAATGATAGGAAGAACACCTCATACAGTTGAAGCTATAAGACCTCTTAAAAACGGAGTTATTGCAGATTATGAAATAACTGAAAAGATGTTAAGAGAGTTTTATAAAATTGTAAATAGAGGAAAAAGTTTATCAAGTCCAAGAGTTATTATATGTGTTCCAGCTGGAGTAACTCAAGTAGAAAAAAGAGCCGTTATGGATGTAACAAGAGAAGCTGGAGCAAGAGAAGCTTATTTAATAGAAGAGCCTATGGCAGCAGCGATAGGAATTGGATTAAATATATTTGAACCTGAAGGAAATATGGTTGTTGATATTGGTGGAGGAACTACTGAAATTGGAGTAATATCTTTAGCAGGAATAGTGAAAACGTCATCTTTAAAAATAGCTGGAGATAAATTTGATTCTTTAATCATAGATTACATTAGACAGAAGCATAACCTATTTATTGGTGAAAAAACAGCTGAAGAGATAAAAATTGCAGTTGGAGCAGTAACAGATTTAGAAGAGGATATTTTTATTGAAATTAGCGGAAGAAACGCATTAAGTGGATTACCTAAAAATGTAAAAGTTTATTCATCTGAAATTGCAGAAGCTTTAGAAGAAGCTGTAGTTTTAATAATAGAAGAGATAAAAGGTATTCTTGAAAAAACTCCACCAGAATTATCTTCTGATATAAAAAGAAAAGGAATCTATTTAGCTGGAGGAGGAGCTCTATTAAGAGGAATTGATAAGAGAATAGCTGAAAGCTTAAGTTTAGAGGTTACTGTTGCAGAAGATCCTTTAAATGCAGTTGTAAATGGAATTCAACAACTTTTAAAAGAATTTGATAAATATAAAAGAGTTTTAATTTCTCCTGAAAGTGACTATTAAAAAGAGGCACTATGAAGAGAATAATATTACTAATTTTATTTGTATCTTCAATATTGAGAGCGAACTATCTCATCACAAATGGTGAGATAGCTCTTTTTTATGATGGCAAAAATAATATTTT
The Cetobacterium somerae ATCC BAA-474 DNA segment above includes these coding regions:
- a CDS encoding Maf family protein; translation: MILASKSPRRKEILAQLGFQLQIKSKDIEEISDKVEIVEQIKDISLKKVMAVAVENPKEFVVGADTVVVIDGKILGKPKSEMDAEKMLKSLSGKNHEVITAYTLINLEKNIKITNSVESTVYFKQISDEEIKWYIKSGEPMDKAGAYGIQGLGSIFVDKIDGDFFAIMGFPINHFIKTLNNLKIPIESLNKI
- a CDS encoding rod shape-determining protein → MKKIFGKVLGIFSDDLGIDLGTSNTLICVKNKGIIMNAPSVVAINTKTKDIFEVGDKAKQMIGRTPHTVEAIRPLKNGVIADYEITEKMLREFYKIVNRGKSLSSPRVIICVPAGVTQVEKRAVMDVTREAGAREAYLIEEPMAAAIGIGLNIFEPEGNMVVDIGGGTTEIGVISLAGIVKTSSLKIAGDKFDSLIIDYIRQKHNLFIGEKTAEEIKIAVGAVTDLEEDIFIEISGRNALSGLPKNVKVYSSEIAEALEEAVVLIIEEIKGILEKTPPELSSDIKRKGIYLAGGGALLRGIDKRIAESLSLEVTVAEDPLNAVVNGIQQLLKEFDKYKRVLISPESDY